In a single window of the Thermus thermamylovorans genome:
- a CDS encoding PaaI family thioesterase: MDRTALAQKVLKAQPFSQHLGMELLSAGEEEVELALPVRPEFYQHLGVVQGGVIAALLDNALTFAGGLVLGPEVLTVEFKLNFLRPAKGERLLARGKVVQAGKRLAVVQGEVYSEEPEPKLVALGQGTIAKV; the protein is encoded by the coding sequence ATGGACCGGACCGCTTTGGCGCAAAAGGTGCTCAAAGCCCAGCCCTTCAGCCAGCACCTGGGGATGGAGCTCCTCTCGGCTGGGGAAGAAGAGGTGGAACTTGCCCTCCCGGTGCGCCCCGAGTTTTACCAGCACCTGGGGGTGGTGCAGGGCGGGGTGATCGCCGCCCTTTTGGACAACGCCCTCACCTTCGCCGGAGGCCTGGTCTTAGGACCTGAGGTGCTTACCGTGGAGTTCAAGCTGAACTTCCTCCGCCCTGCCAAGGGGGAAAGGCTTTTGGCCCGCGGTAAGGTGGTGCAGGCGGGCAAGCGCCTGGCCGTGGTCCAGGGCGAGGTCTACAGCGAGGAACCCGAGCCCAAGCTGGTGGCCTTGGGCCAGGGCACCATCGCCAAGGTTTAG